A genome region from Nitrospira sp. includes the following:
- a CDS encoding DedA family protein, producing MTGLIEWLIEVLGRFVISTISTFGYTGIIITMAIESACIPLPSEIIMPFSGYLVSTGQFSMIGVTLAGAIGNVLGSLVAYYVGVWGGRPFVARYGRYFLVSQHDVELADRWFAKHGEAAVLIGRLLPVVRTFISLPAGIARMDVKKFVLYSFVGALPFCYALAYVGLKMGEHWNELRQYFHHADLVIGLALAVGLGYFLWSHWPKRRPSME from the coding sequence GTGACCGGACTGATCGAGTGGTTGATAGAAGTGCTCGGCCGATTCGTCATCTCCACGATTTCGACGTTCGGCTACACGGGCATCATCATCACAATGGCGATCGAAAGCGCCTGTATCCCGCTCCCGAGTGAAATCATCATGCCGTTTTCCGGCTACCTGGTTTCCACCGGCCAATTCTCGATGATCGGCGTAACCCTCGCCGGCGCAATCGGTAACGTGCTGGGATCGTTGGTGGCCTACTACGTGGGCGTGTGGGGAGGGCGGCCGTTTGTCGCGCGGTATGGCCGGTACTTCCTGGTCTCCCAGCATGATGTGGAGTTGGCCGACCGGTGGTTTGCGAAACATGGAGAGGCGGCGGTGTTGATCGGTCGTCTCCTGCCTGTCGTTCGAACGTTCATCTCGCTCCCGGCGGGGATTGCGCGCATGGACGTCAAGAAGTTCGTGCTCTATTCATTTGTCGGAGCCCTTCCCTTTTGTTATGCGTTGGCCTATGTGGGTTTGAAGATGGGGGAGCACTGGAATGAATTGCGTCAGTATTTCCATCATGCCGATCTGGTGATCGGATTGGCACTTGCCGTGGGCCTCGGATATTTTCTCTGGTCTCATTGGCCGAAGCGTCGTCCGTCTATGGAGTAA
- the apgM gene encoding 2,3-bisphosphoglycerate-independent phosphoglycerate mutase codes for MKYLILHADGMADLPCPELGGKTPLQAAATPNLDQIAQRGEVGLLSLPSEAGAAGSDVTSVAVLGYDPKKYYPGPGPLEAAGLGVTVGEQDVVFRCTMVTVRGEAASGSKDRATDIKKLGPHVLMEDATAGLIDTEQARELVEAVNEQLGSESIQFYPGSGHRHLMVWVGGKSRATCLDPQPLVGRSIADALPSGDGADVLRKIMDAAFFVLRDHPLNEEREQEGGKPANCLWLWGQGRAAVWPPLPERYQIAGVVVSSSDVHRGVGVCAGLDAADVPLADGSEANEFTGCVQTAVQELAKKDFVYLHAGLSDDVLHATDVQDKVRAIERFDAQVVGPVLAALATYPAYRLLVVCDPGLAKGHGAEVPPILYALCDSAAKPSGGVTSRFHEQDANIAGTAPRDATKLMLRLFPRGV; via the coding sequence ATGAAATATTTGATCCTGCATGCCGACGGGATGGCCGATCTTCCGTGTCCGGAGCTCGGTGGGAAAACCCCGCTTCAGGCGGCCGCAACTCCGAACCTTGACCAGATTGCCCAGCGTGGCGAAGTGGGGCTCTTGAGCCTTCCCTCGGAAGCCGGAGCCGCCGGAAGTGATGTCACCAGTGTAGCCGTGTTGGGCTACGATCCCAAAAAATATTATCCGGGCCCCGGCCCGCTGGAGGCGGCCGGCCTCGGCGTCACGGTGGGCGAGCAGGACGTGGTCTTCCGATGCACCATGGTAACGGTACGAGGAGAGGCAGCCTCCGGCAGTAAAGATCGGGCAACCGACATTAAGAAGCTCGGGCCGCATGTTCTGATGGAGGACGCGACCGCCGGTCTCATCGACACGGAGCAGGCTCGTGAGCTGGTCGAAGCGGTGAACGAACAGCTAGGCTCGGAGTCGATTCAGTTTTATCCCGGTTCCGGGCATCGGCATCTCATGGTTTGGGTTGGCGGAAAATCCCGCGCGACCTGTCTCGATCCGCAACCGTTGGTCGGCCGGTCGATTGCCGATGCGTTGCCGAGTGGTGATGGCGCCGACGTGCTGCGCAAGATCATGGATGCGGCGTTTTTTGTCCTGCGCGACCATCCGCTGAATGAGGAGCGTGAGCAGGAGGGGGGCAAACCCGCCAATTGCCTGTGGTTATGGGGCCAGGGCCGCGCCGCCGTGTGGCCACCTCTGCCGGAGCGATATCAGATTGCCGGTGTGGTGGTGTCATCCAGCGATGTGCACCGTGGTGTTGGCGTGTGCGCCGGGTTGGATGCGGCCGATGTCCCGCTTGCCGACGGCAGTGAAGCGAATGAGTTCACGGGTTGCGTCCAGACGGCCGTGCAGGAGCTGGCGAAGAAAGACTTTGTCTATCTCCATGCCGGGCTCTCCGACGACGTGCTTCACGCAACCGATGTGCAGGATAAGGTGCGGGCTATCGAGCGGTTCGACGCCCAGGTCGTGGGGCCCGTTCTCGCGGCACTGGCGACGTATCCTGCCTATCGATTGCTCGTCGTGTGTGATCCTGGTCTTGCGAAGGGCCATGGGGCCGAGGTTCCGCCGATCTTGTATGCCCTCTGTGATAGTGCCGCCAAGCCGTCGGGCGGAGTCACCAGTCGGTTTCACGAGCAGGATGCGAACATTGCCGGGACCGCACCGCGTGATGCGACGAAATTGATGCTGCGATTATTTCCGCGCGGAGTCTAG
- the cimA gene encoding citramalate synthase, protein MPALTAAQASALEIYDTTLRDGAQAEDVSFSVEDKLRVAQQLDELGVHFIEGGWPGANPKDIEFFRMVKTIPFKNATIVAFGSTRKASNSVRKDKNLQELLASGTQTITLFGKSWSFQVTDALGIALAKNLELIEDSIHYLRSKDRRVFYDAEHFFDGYKANPDYALQTIRRAIAGGAERVILCDTNGGTMPWEIREICRIVKQECPVPLGIHAHNDSEMAVANSLVAVESGILQVQGTINGIGERCGNANLCSIIPNLQLKMQRPAIGAKLTRLRDVSGFVTEIANLMPNKRQPYVGDAAFAHKGGVHIHAVLKNAATYEHIDPAEVGNRRRILVSDYAGRSGLLEKVEAYGISLNKNHAKVQELVETLKERESQGYQFEGAEGSFELLMRKAMGSHRPSFQLLGFRVIVEKKQEHSLLLSEATVMVKVGEVIEHTAAVGAGPVNALDHALRKALEKFYPQLREVKLLDYKVRVLSADKGTESKVRVLIESGDHKEKWGTVGVSENIMEASWQALADSIEYKLLLADR, encoded by the coding sequence GTGCCGGCTCTCACGGCGGCGCAGGCGTCTGCGCTTGAAATCTACGATACCACCTTGCGGGACGGGGCTCAGGCGGAGGATGTCAGTTTCTCCGTGGAGGATAAGCTTCGTGTTGCGCAGCAGCTGGATGAACTCGGTGTGCACTTCATTGAGGGCGGCTGGCCCGGCGCGAATCCCAAGGACATCGAATTCTTTCGCATGGTCAAGACCATACCCTTTAAAAACGCGACTATCGTGGCGTTCGGGTCGACGCGCAAAGCCAGCAACTCGGTACGAAAAGATAAGAATCTCCAAGAACTGCTCGCGTCCGGAACTCAGACCATTACACTCTTCGGCAAGAGTTGGTCGTTCCAGGTGACGGATGCATTGGGTATTGCGCTCGCCAAGAATCTGGAGTTGATCGAAGACTCGATTCATTATCTCCGGTCCAAGGATCGTCGGGTGTTTTACGATGCCGAGCATTTTTTCGATGGGTACAAGGCCAATCCTGACTATGCGTTGCAGACGATTCGCCGAGCGATTGCCGGGGGCGCCGAGCGGGTCATTCTCTGCGATACCAACGGCGGGACCATGCCGTGGGAAATCCGGGAAATTTGCCGCATTGTGAAACAGGAATGCCCCGTGCCGTTGGGGATTCATGCGCACAACGACAGCGAAATGGCGGTGGCGAACTCGCTCGTCGCCGTGGAGTCCGGAATTCTGCAGGTGCAGGGCACGATCAATGGCATCGGTGAGCGATGCGGCAATGCCAATCTCTGCTCCATCATTCCAAATCTCCAGTTGAAAATGCAGCGGCCTGCGATTGGGGCTAAACTGACACGCTTGCGAGATGTGTCGGGCTTCGTGACCGAGATCGCCAACCTGATGCCCAACAAGCGGCAACCCTATGTCGGGGATGCGGCCTTTGCGCACAAGGGCGGCGTGCATATTCATGCGGTGCTCAAGAATGCGGCGACCTACGAACACATCGATCCCGCCGAGGTCGGAAACCGTCGTCGGATCTTAGTGTCGGATTATGCGGGGCGCAGCGGACTCCTGGAAAAGGTTGAGGCCTACGGCATTTCGCTGAACAAAAATCACGCGAAGGTGCAGGAATTGGTCGAGACACTCAAGGAACGCGAAAGCCAGGGATATCAATTCGAAGGCGCCGAGGGATCGTTTGAGCTGTTGATGCGTAAAGCGATGGGCAGCCACCGTCCCTCTTTTCAGCTGCTGGGGTTCCGAGTGATCGTCGAAAAGAAGCAAGAGCATAGCTTGCTGCTGTCTGAGGCGACCGTGATGGTGAAGGTCGGCGAGGTGATTGAACACACGGCCGCCGTCGGTGCCGGCCCGGTCAATGCCCTCGACCACGCGCTCCGCAAAGCGTTGGAAAAGTTCTATCCGCAACTTCGGGAAGTGAAACTCCTCGACTATAAAGTGCGTGTGCTTTCCGCTGATAAGGGGACGGAGTCAAAGGTGCGCGTGTTGATTGAGTCGGGAGATCACAAGGAGAAGTGGGGCACCGTCGGGGTGTCGGAAAACATCATGGAAGCGAGTTGGCAGGCGTTGGCGGATAGCATTGAGTATAAATTGCTGCTGGCGGATCGTTAG
- a CDS encoding aspartate kinase — translation MALIVHKYGGTSVGTVERIHRVAERVERAQKDGHQIVVVLSAMSGDTDRLLKLAHEVTDAPDERELDMLLSTGERVTIALLAMELRGRGVNARSFTGRQVGIHTDSAHTKARISRVTADRIKEALSAGVIPVVAGFQGINASSDVTTLGRGGSDLTAVALAAALKADRCIIYTDVDGVYTADPNIVPAARRLEKISYEEMLEMASLGAKVLQSRSVEFAAKYSVPVEVNSSFKEGKGTLVTREDADMEGVLVSGVTGDRNQAKITIVGVPDRPGIAARVFGAVANANIVVDMIIQNVSQASTTDISFTVPKADLRNAVDLVQRLSEEIGARSVAVTESIAKVSLIGVGMRSHSGVAAKMFEVLSREGVNIMMISTSEIKISCVIEEKYLELAMRTLHTAFGLDRVSAPALG, via the coding sequence GTGGCACTGATTGTTCACAAATACGGTGGAACATCCGTCGGTACGGTCGAACGGATTCATCGCGTCGCCGAACGTGTTGAACGTGCTCAGAAAGACGGACACCAGATCGTGGTGGTGTTGTCGGCCATGAGCGGAGACACGGATCGGCTGCTGAAGTTGGCACATGAGGTTACCGACGCGCCGGACGAACGGGAATTGGACATGCTGCTCTCGACGGGGGAGCGGGTGACGATTGCGCTGCTGGCTATGGAGCTTCGTGGGCGAGGGGTGAATGCTCGGTCGTTCACGGGTCGGCAGGTCGGTATTCACACCGACAGCGCGCACACCAAAGCCAGAATTTCCCGTGTCACGGCCGATCGGATCAAGGAAGCGTTGTCTGCCGGCGTGATTCCCGTTGTGGCGGGGTTTCAGGGCATCAATGCCAGTTCGGATGTCACGACGCTGGGGCGAGGGGGTTCCGATCTGACAGCTGTTGCGCTGGCGGCAGCCCTCAAGGCCGACCGCTGCATTATCTATACGGATGTAGACGGCGTCTACACCGCCGACCCGAATATCGTGCCGGCTGCGCGACGTCTGGAGAAGATCTCCTACGAAGAGATGTTGGAAATGGCAAGCCTCGGCGCCAAGGTGCTGCAGAGTCGCTCCGTCGAGTTTGCCGCGAAATACTCGGTGCCGGTGGAGGTCAATTCGAGTTTCAAAGAAGGAAAGGGAACGCTCGTGACACGTGAAGATGCCGATATGGAAGGGGTTCTGGTATCGGGCGTGACGGGGGACCGCAATCAGGCCAAGATTACGATTGTCGGTGTGCCGGATCGACCGGGGATTGCCGCGCGCGTGTTCGGGGCCGTGGCCAATGCCAACATCGTGGTGGATATGATCATCCAGAACGTCAGCCAGGCCTCGACAACCGATATTTCGTTCACGGTTCCCAAGGCAGATTTACGCAACGCCGTGGATCTCGTCCAGCGTTTGTCCGAAGAGATCGGGGCCCGGTCGGTGGCTGTGACCGAATCCATCGCCAAGGTGTCGCTCATCGGGGTGGGCATGCGGTCGCATTCCGGAGTGGCGGCCAAGATGTTCGAGGTGCTCTCTCGCGAAGGTGTGAACATCATGATGATCAGCACATCGGAAATTAAGATCTCCTGCGTCATCGAGGAAAAGTATTTGGAATTGGCCATGCGCACGCTTCACACGGCATTCGGCCTGGACCGGGTGTCGGCGCCAGCGCTGGGCTAG
- a CDS encoding homoserine dehydrogenase: MKREIGVGLIGFGTVGTGVARVLIENAELIRRRVGVPVNLVRIADLDITRDRGIAIPAGVLTTDIQQVLTDPRVDIVIELIGGYDFAKRVILDAIQRGKHVVTANKALLAVHGEEIFAAASRQGVDLGFEASVGGGIPVIRALMEGLAANNIQSIYGIINGTSNYILSRMTSEGQRFDEVLEEAKRAGYAEADPTFDVAGIDSAHKLTIMVSLAYGTPVNFKDIYTEGITGLTPLDIAYAKEFGFTIKLLAIAKFSDGEIEARVHPTMVPSASQIAKVDGVYNAIQLVGDAVEDVVLYGRGAGSMPTGSAVVSDVMAIARNLLKEAAGRVPPASYQPDQRRPLRMRPMEEIVSLYYIRFMVLDRPGVLSQIAGVLGRYGISISSVLQQGRKEGQTVPVVIMTHMAKERDIQCALREINPMPYISEPTTLIRVEGRDE; encoded by the coding sequence ATGAAGCGTGAGATCGGTGTCGGATTAATCGGATTTGGAACGGTCGGCACCGGTGTGGCTCGGGTGCTGATCGAGAATGCTGAACTGATTCGTCGGCGGGTGGGTGTGCCCGTCAACCTGGTTCGCATTGCGGACCTGGACATCACACGCGACCGCGGTATTGCGATTCCGGCAGGTGTGCTCACGACGGATATTCAGCAAGTCCTCACGGATCCACGGGTGGATATCGTCATCGAGTTGATCGGCGGCTATGATTTCGCCAAGCGTGTGATTCTGGATGCCATTCAGCGTGGCAAACATGTAGTCACGGCCAACAAAGCCTTGCTGGCCGTGCATGGTGAGGAGATCTTTGCCGCGGCTTCCCGCCAAGGGGTCGACCTCGGGTTCGAGGCCAGCGTGGGCGGCGGGATTCCGGTCATTCGTGCGCTGATGGAAGGATTGGCCGCGAACAATATCCAGTCCATCTACGGCATCATCAATGGTACCTCGAATTACATTCTCAGCCGGATGACCAGCGAGGGGCAGCGGTTCGACGAGGTGTTGGAAGAGGCCAAACGTGCCGGTTATGCCGAGGCCGATCCCACGTTTGATGTGGCGGGTATCGACTCGGCGCATAAACTGACGATCATGGTCAGTTTGGCCTACGGCACCCCTGTCAATTTCAAAGACATCTACACCGAAGGGATCACCGGGCTCACACCGCTCGATATTGCCTATGCGAAGGAGTTCGGGTTTACCATCAAGCTGTTGGCGATCGCCAAATTTTCAGATGGTGAAATCGAGGCGCGTGTGCATCCGACGATGGTGCCCTCGGCGTCCCAAATTGCCAAGGTCGACGGTGTCTACAATGCGATACAGCTGGTGGGCGATGCCGTCGAAGATGTGGTGCTCTATGGCCGGGGCGCCGGGTCGATGCCGACGGGAAGTGCCGTCGTGAGTGATGTCATGGCGATCGCGCGAAATTTGCTCAAGGAGGCTGCCGGTCGTGTCCCGCCTGCATCCTACCAGCCCGATCAGCGTCGGCCATTACGCATGCGGCCGATGGAGGAAATTGTCTCGCTCTACTATATTCGTTTTATGGTGCTGGACCGGCCGGGCGTCTTGTCGCAGATTGCCGGGGTGTTGGGTCGGTATGGGATCAGCATTTCGTCGGTATTGCAGCAGGGACGCAAAGAGGGGCAGACGGTGCCGGTGGTGATCATGACGCATATGGCTAAGGAGCGGGACATTCAGTGCGCGTTGCGTGAAATCAACCCCATGCCCTACATTTCAGAGCCCACCACGCTGATTAGGGTTGAAGGGCGGGATGAATGA
- a CDS encoding MerR family transcriptional regulator, whose translation MGNEPRLGSKVFYKIGEVSKISKLPAYVLRFWESEFSFLRPKKSRGNQRLYVQKDVDTVLEIKRMLYDEGHTLAGVKRYWARRGRVTVKKQGSRKELAQRVRGDLQAIIRMIDSHSS comes from the coding sequence ATGGGGAATGAGCCCAGGCTGGGAAGTAAAGTTTTCTACAAAATCGGCGAAGTCAGCAAGATATCGAAACTGCCGGCTTACGTCCTTCGGTTTTGGGAGTCGGAATTTAGCTTCCTTCGGCCGAAGAAGAGCCGTGGCAACCAGCGTCTGTATGTGCAGAAAGATGTGGATACGGTACTGGAGATCAAGCGGATGCTCTATGACGAGGGGCATACGCTAGCCGGCGTCAAGCGCTACTGGGCTCGTCGAGGACGAGTCACCGTGAAGAAGCAGGGCTCGCGGAAAGAACTGGCGCAACGTGTCAGGGGCGATCTCCAGGCGATTATCAGAATGATCGATTCTCATTCGTCCTGA
- the cysS gene encoding cysteine--tRNA ligase has product MLRVYNTLTGSKEPFESLVPGKVRMYVCGVTVYDYCHIGHARSALVFDVLRRYLEYSGFVVEFAKNFTDVDDKIIKRANEQGVSCEQVTTTYINAYYEDMEKLGVRRATLEPRATEHIADIVRLVDTLLTKGMAYRVDGDVYFQVDRYPAYGRLSKRNLDDLQAGARVDVDERKHHPMDFALWKGSRPGEPSWDSPWGPGRPGWHIECSAMAMRHLGETFDIHGGGMDLIFPHHENEIAQSCGATEKEFARYWVHNGFVQINHEKMSKSLGNFFTIREIFQQSEWPDTVTGEMMRYFLLSTHYRSPLDFSDQSLKEAKSALNGFYDLFERLNESGPSDGAADQLLQEATARTRTAFVAAMDDDLNTPNALAALQTLRGEANKALEAGLSGAMRRLVRQEFRALGVVLGLLQTDTWRFKGQGPQRASGEAESTAKTLSDEEIADKLAARLTAKKTKNYPLADQLRAELASHGITIEDRPDGTSRWKR; this is encoded by the coding sequence ATGTTGCGTGTCTACAATACCCTGACCGGAAGCAAAGAGCCGTTCGAATCATTGGTGCCTGGAAAGGTCCGCATGTATGTGTGCGGCGTGACGGTCTACGACTATTGTCATATCGGACATGCTCGGAGTGCGCTGGTGTTCGACGTGTTGCGTCGGTATCTGGAATATTCAGGTTTCGTCGTCGAGTTTGCCAAGAACTTCACCGATGTCGATGACAAGATCATAAAACGGGCGAATGAACAGGGCGTGAGCTGCGAGCAGGTCACCACCACCTATATCAACGCCTATTACGAGGATATGGAGAAGCTCGGTGTGCGCCGCGCGACGCTCGAACCGAGGGCGACGGAACATATCGCGGACATTGTGCGGCTTGTCGACACGTTGCTCACCAAGGGGATGGCGTATCGTGTCGACGGGGATGTCTATTTCCAGGTCGATCGGTATCCAGCGTATGGTCGGCTTTCGAAGCGGAACCTTGATGATTTACAGGCGGGAGCGCGGGTGGATGTCGATGAGCGGAAACATCACCCGATGGATTTCGCCTTGTGGAAGGGCAGCAGGCCCGGTGAGCCTTCCTGGGACAGTCCTTGGGGACCGGGCCGTCCCGGCTGGCATATCGAATGTTCCGCCATGGCTATGCGGCATCTGGGTGAAACCTTCGATATCCACGGCGGCGGGATGGATTTGATTTTTCCGCACCACGAAAATGAGATCGCGCAATCCTGCGGCGCAACCGAGAAAGAGTTTGCGCGATACTGGGTGCATAACGGATTTGTTCAGATCAATCACGAAAAGATGTCCAAGTCGTTGGGAAACTTTTTCACCATTCGCGAAATCTTTCAGCAATCGGAATGGCCCGACACGGTGACCGGCGAGATGATGCGCTATTTTCTCCTTTCGACGCACTATCGAAGCCCCTTGGATTTTTCCGATCAGAGTCTCAAAGAAGCGAAAAGCGCACTCAACGGATTTTACGATCTCTTTGAACGGTTGAATGAATCCGGCCCGTCCGATGGTGCGGCTGATCAGCTACTGCAGGAGGCCACGGCACGGACGCGAACGGCATTTGTGGCGGCCATGGATGATGATCTGAATACGCCCAACGCGCTGGCAGCATTACAGACGCTACGCGGAGAGGCGAACAAGGCGCTTGAGGCCGGATTATCCGGTGCGATGCGGCGACTGGTCCGACAGGAGTTTCGCGCTTTGGGCGTCGTGCTCGGTCTTCTGCAGACCGACACCTGGCGTTTTAAGGGGCAGGGGCCACAGCGAGCATCCGGGGAAGCCGAGTCGACCGCAAAGACATTGTCTGACGAGGAAATTGCCGACAAACTGGCTGCGCGCCTGACTGCGAAAAAAACGAAAAATTACCCGCTCGCCGACCAGCTTCGAGCCGAGTTGGCCTCCCACGGTATTACGATTGAGGATCGGCCCGATGGCACCAGTCGATGGAAACGATGA
- the thrC gene encoding threonine synthase has translation MTRWRGIIEEYRKFLPVTANTPVVTLGEGNTPLIRAARLAKKIAPGIDLYLKYEGMNPTGSFKDRGMTMAISKAVEGGARAVICASTGNTSASAAAYGARAGIAVYVLIPAGKIALGKLSQAMMHQATVIQVEGNFDQALAIVKELSATYPVELVNSLNPFRIEGQKTAAMEICDDLGDAPAMHVLPVGNAGNITAYWNGYREYRAANQTTRLPRMMGFQAAGAAPIVLGHIVQEPQTVATAIRIGNPASWQSALTAVNESSGAIDMVTDEEILHAYAMVAREEGVFCEPASATSVAGVIKLSQAGQLREGAMVVCTLTGHGLKDADTAIGISRQPQTVKATRDDVARLLHV, from the coding sequence ATGACTCGTTGGCGTGGCATTATCGAAGAATACCGAAAATTCCTGCCGGTCACAGCGAACACGCCTGTGGTCACGCTCGGCGAGGGTAATACGCCCTTGATTCGTGCCGCGCGACTCGCGAAGAAAATCGCTCCGGGGATCGATCTCTACCTGAAATACGAGGGGATGAACCCCACCGGATCCTTCAAGGATCGTGGTATGACCATGGCGATTTCCAAGGCGGTCGAGGGGGGTGCCCGGGCGGTCATTTGCGCGTCTACCGGAAATACGTCCGCTTCAGCAGCGGCGTACGGTGCACGGGCGGGCATTGCCGTGTATGTGCTGATTCCGGCTGGAAAGATTGCATTGGGGAAATTGTCGCAGGCCATGATGCACCAGGCCACTGTCATTCAAGTCGAGGGTAATTTTGACCAAGCCTTGGCCATCGTCAAAGAGTTGTCGGCAACCTATCCCGTTGAGCTGGTGAATTCCCTCAACCCTTTCCGGATCGAGGGGCAGAAAACGGCGGCGATGGAGATTTGTGACGATCTCGGCGATGCCCCAGCTATGCATGTACTTCCTGTAGGGAATGCAGGTAATATCACCGCCTATTGGAATGGTTATCGTGAGTATCGTGCCGCCAATCAAACAACACGATTGCCTCGTATGATGGGATTTCAGGCCGCCGGTGCGGCGCCGATTGTGTTGGGACATATCGTGCAAGAGCCACAGACGGTGGCCACGGCGATCAGAATCGGCAATCCGGCCAGTTGGCAATCGGCCCTCACGGCGGTCAACGAGTCATCAGGTGCTATCGATATGGTCACCGACGAGGAAATTCTTCATGCGTACGCGATGGTGGCCAGGGAGGAAGGGGTGTTTTGCGAACCTGCATCCGCTACCTCTGTTGCCGGTGTGATTAAGTTAAGTCAAGCCGGACAATTACGCGAAGGCGCCATGGTTGTGTGTACGTTGACCGGGCATGGTTTGAAAGATGCCGATACGGCGATTGGTATCTCACGTCAGCCTCAAACAGTAAAAGCCACCCGAGACGATGTGGCCCGCCTCCTTCATGTCTGA
- the surE gene encoding 5'/3'-nucleotidase SurE produces MARVRILVTNDDGIASPGIHTVAAALGALGEVWIVAPDRERTAVGHAVTLHKPLRITKMAPRVFMVNGTPVDCVNLALVKVLPERPSLIVSGINRGVNLGDDVMYSGTVSGALEGTILGIPSIAVSQEGDETFRFEVGAQYAARVAAEVLRHGLPPETILNVNIPNVPGRSIKGVKITCLSRRRFNNPIVEKVDPRGRKYYWIAGTRQSWSREKDADHEALEQRMVSVTPLHLDTTHHEVLEQFKAWEHPLSRPSARPKVVKPHVRKRGQA; encoded by the coding sequence GTGGCGCGTGTACGGATTCTTGTGACCAATGACGATGGGATTGCGTCCCCCGGGATTCACACAGTTGCGGCGGCATTGGGTGCATTGGGAGAGGTATGGATTGTCGCACCCGATCGGGAGCGCACGGCCGTCGGGCATGCGGTCACGTTGCATAAGCCCCTTCGTATTACCAAGATGGCGCCGCGTGTATTTATGGTGAATGGGACGCCGGTGGACTGTGTCAATTTGGCTCTGGTGAAGGTCTTGCCCGAGCGGCCGTCGTTGATCGTATCGGGGATTAACCGAGGGGTGAATCTCGGCGATGATGTGATGTATTCCGGTACCGTGTCCGGTGCGCTAGAGGGAACAATCCTGGGCATCCCTTCGATTGCCGTGTCTCAGGAAGGTGACGAGACGTTTCGGTTCGAGGTCGGAGCGCAGTATGCAGCCCGAGTGGCTGCCGAGGTGTTGCGGCATGGATTGCCGCCCGAAACGATCTTGAACGTGAACATTCCGAATGTTCCGGGACGGTCTATCAAAGGCGTGAAAATTACCTGCTTGAGTCGGCGTCGTTTCAATAACCCCATCGTTGAAAAAGTCGATCCGCGGGGTCGTAAGTATTATTGGATTGCCGGCACGCGTCAGTCGTGGAGTCGCGAGAAGGATGCCGACCATGAAGCGCTGGAGCAGCGTATGGTGTCGGTGACCCCGCTTCATCTCGACACGACCCACCATGAGGTGTTGGAACAGTTCAAGGCATGGGAGCATCCGCTCTCGCGACCATCCGCGCGTCCGAAAGTGGTGAAACCGCATGTTCGAAAGAGGGGCCAGGCGTGA
- a CDS encoding integration host factor subunit alpha yields MRKADIANEIFKQVGVSKNDAADIVELVLNLLKGVLQKGDAVKIAGFGNFVVRSKGARKGRNPRTGEEIGITPRRVVTFRPSQVFKKYVNS; encoded by the coding sequence ATGAGGAAGGCGGATATCGCGAACGAAATCTTCAAGCAGGTGGGAGTGTCCAAGAACGATGCAGCCGATATCGTTGAACTCGTGCTCAATCTGCTGAAGGGAGTGCTGCAAAAAGGTGACGCAGTCAAGATTGCAGGATTCGGGAATTTTGTAGTACGGAGCAAAGGGGCACGTAAGGGGCGGAACCCGCGAACCGGCGAAGAAATCGGGATCACTCCCCGTCGCGTGGTGACCTTTCGTCCCAGTCAGGTGTTTAAAAAGTACGTCAATTCCTAG